The following proteins are co-located in the Nitrospirota bacterium genome:
- a CDS encoding AbrB/MazE/SpoVT family DNA-binding domain-containing protein, whose translation MAMTTISPKFQIVIPKEVREKLHLAPSQRLQIVEKGGVITLVPEVPLKSLKGALKGMSKTDLREKKDRL comes from the coding sequence ATGGCCATGACGACGATTTCACCGAAATTTCAAATTGTGATTCCCAAGGAAGTGCGGGAAAAGCTTCATCTTGCCCCGAGCCAGCGGTTGCAGATTGTGGAAAAGGGCGGAGTCATCACCCTGGTGCCGGAAGTCCCTCTGAAATCACTCAAGGGCGCGCTCAAGGGCATGTCTAAAACGGATCTTCGGGAGAAGAAGGACCGATTGTGA
- a CDS encoding type II toxin-antitoxin system VapC family toxin — MKVLLDSSGWIEFFTGGPLAEKYAPYLTSRYQLITPTIVLYEVYKKIKRERGEETALLFAGRLSATQVVQLTESIALLAADVSLKHGLAMADAIVYATARDQEAEVVTGDADLKDLPGVVYVK, encoded by the coding sequence GTGAAGGTCTTGCTGGATTCCAGCGGATGGATTGAATTCTTCACGGGTGGACCACTCGCCGAAAAATATGCGCCTTATCTCACCTCCCGGTATCAGCTCATCACGCCGACCATCGTGCTGTATGAGGTCTACAAAAAGATCAAGCGGGAACGAGGGGAGGAGACGGCATTATTGTTCGCGGGACGGCTCAGCGCCACCCAGGTGGTTCAATTGACAGAGTCGATTGCCCTCCTCGCTGCCGATGTGAGCTTGAAGCATGGTTTAGCGATGGCCGACGCGATTGTGTATGCCACTGCTCGGGACCAAGAAGCTGAGGTCGTCACAGGGGACGCGGACTTGAAGGATTTGCCTGGAGTGGTTTACGTCAAGTAG
- a CDS encoding DUF433 domain-containing protein gives MAELAERITVNPAQCGGRPCIRGMRIRVIDVLDLLATGLTQQQVLKELPDLEAEDIPACLRFASSRLNHPILAA, from the coding sequence ATGGCTGAACTCGCAGAACGTATTACCGTCAATCCTGCACAGTGCGGAGGGCGGCCCTGTATCCGTGGTATGCGGATTCGGGTGATCGACGTCCTGGACCTGCTTGCCACAGGACTCACTCAGCAGCAAGTCCTCAAGGAACTGCCGGACCTCGAAGCGGAAGATATCCCGGCTTGTCTTCGCTTTGCCAGTAGTCGGCTCAATCACCCAATCCTCGCTGCGTGA
- a CDS encoding DUF5615 family PIN-like protein produces the protein MKIWLDAQISPDIAQWFRVTYGVEALPVKALGFRDATDRNIFLAAREARAVVLTKDRDLVDLVTQLGSPPQILWVTCRNTSNAKLKSILTQAWPSVVILLVAGEAVIEISDITV, from the coding sequence GTGAAGATCTGGCTCGACGCGCAGATTTCTCCTGATATCGCTCAATGGTTTCGCGTGACATACGGCGTTGAGGCCTTGCCGGTCAAGGCCTTGGGATTTCGCGACGCAACAGATCGCAACATCTTTCTTGCCGCGCGCGAGGCGCGAGCCGTTGTGCTGACGAAAGACCGCGATCTGGTCGATCTTGTCACCCAACTCGGCTCACCACCCCAGATCTTGTGGGTCACTTGCAGGAACACATCGAATGCAAAGCTGAAGTCGATACTCACGCAGGCTTGGCCTTCAGTCGTCATTCTTCTCGTGGCAGGCGAAGCAGTTATTGAAATCAGTGACATAACGGTTTAA
- a CDS encoding sigma 54-interacting transcriptional regulator translates to MSDLSQTWRLFLQSVWLQAGAMGLGATILALSLGGLAPATFTALDWTAYDTWLRQRAPVQISPSLLLITRDQASETKFGTGPWDRAVLARFITAAHNSGATAIGLDHRIAQPSQAQLGGAASDALLLEATRNAGPVVYPYETESPLTSEAMVLSHLLVSPSQDHVTRTVPLSAELGTESVPAFGLALYKLTQPQANQTGTIALVNYAGDGTLGNLPTLSFAALWEALETHHDERLDSWFKDKVVVFLPDPTPAATWLLPTGQSVSGSAIHLHLLNMLLTDNRVCRLGLLNSGLVTLLLASLVAWFLLHAGGSRSFLFAGAVVLVYGCLLVAALALAHLVLPLALPLSALALVFVGATVWTHLTAGQRMVLLERDMLRVQQEAVAVREALVLRENRAEALQEDLDQARAAVAQSTGRQQDLSRSAETLRTELTEVQAQEEAARQQLQDLGLELAGLRAVTESSRKPGDAELEQLRDECRKLGIVTQNHHLLGLFRDLKKGAKSQLPALLLGEAGTGKELFARAIHLLSPRSGKPFIAVNMAAISPELFESELFGHVRGSFTGATMDRRGYFELAHHGTLFLDEIGDLRLEHQGKLLRVLQEKTFYRVGATTPTTVDVRVVAATNRDLQRGVSEGWFREDLYFRLKGLVFRLPPLQDRKDDIGLLAEHYLTGQAQQLGREAPRLTQDALDALLQHEWKGNVRELRQCLEQAVALAEGPLLTKDDLRLQQATATTSSDRARTPKILPEPAGDAAVLDCLRLNGFDMQATAKALGWDRSTVTQRLKGLCFQALVDTSGDKAQAAATLAGDPSLTRTVELKLMDYYEHLLATIQPFATVEEALADCKRRFKNLPDRHFKSVEILVKQAYAQKAN, encoded by the coding sequence ATGTCAGACCTCTCTCAAACCTGGCGCCTCTTCCTCCAGTCAGTCTGGCTCCAAGCCGGTGCCATGGGATTGGGCGCGACGATTCTGGCGCTCAGCCTCGGGGGCCTCGCTCCTGCGACATTCACCGCACTCGACTGGACGGCCTACGATACCTGGCTCCGGCAGCGCGCACCCGTTCAGATTAGTCCCTCGCTCCTCCTCATCACGCGCGATCAAGCCAGCGAAACAAAATTTGGAACCGGCCCATGGGATCGGGCGGTCCTCGCCCGCTTCATCACTGCCGCACATAACAGCGGAGCGACAGCGATCGGCCTGGACCATCGTATCGCGCAGCCCAGCCAGGCACAGCTCGGCGGCGCCGCCAGCGACGCGTTGCTCCTGGAAGCCACCAGAAACGCAGGGCCTGTCGTCTATCCCTATGAGACCGAGTCGCCGCTAACCTCGGAGGCGATGGTCCTCAGCCATCTCCTGGTTTCCCCAAGCCAGGACCATGTCACGCGTACCGTGCCTCTGTCTGCAGAGCTGGGCACAGAGTCTGTTCCAGCATTCGGACTGGCACTCTATAAGCTGACGCAACCCCAGGCGAACCAGACCGGCACCATCGCCCTCGTGAACTATGCAGGAGACGGCACCCTTGGAAACCTGCCGACCCTGTCATTTGCTGCCCTCTGGGAAGCCCTGGAAACCCATCACGATGAACGGCTCGACAGCTGGTTCAAAGACAAGGTCGTCGTCTTCCTACCCGATCCAACACCAGCGGCCACATGGCTCTTGCCGACGGGCCAGTCCGTCTCCGGATCTGCGATCCACCTCCATCTGCTCAACATGCTCCTGACCGACAACCGGGTCTGTCGGCTTGGCCTGCTGAACAGCGGCCTCGTCACCCTCCTGCTCGCAAGCCTCGTCGCCTGGTTTCTGCTGCATGCAGGTGGCTCACGGTCCTTCCTCTTCGCAGGAGCCGTCGTCCTCGTCTACGGATGCCTGCTGGTGGCGGCATTAGCCCTCGCGCATCTGGTGCTTCCCCTGGCCCTGCCACTCAGTGCCTTGGCCCTTGTGTTCGTCGGCGCCACCGTCTGGACTCACCTCACGGCAGGCCAACGGATGGTCCTCCTCGAACGGGACATGCTGCGCGTCCAGCAGGAAGCCGTGGCAGTCCGCGAGGCCCTGGTCCTGCGTGAGAACCGGGCCGAAGCGCTGCAAGAAGACCTGGATCAGGCACGAGCCGCCGTCGCCCAGTCGACCGGCCGCCAGCAAGACCTCTCACGCTCTGCAGAAACATTGCGAACAGAATTGACCGAGGTGCAGGCGCAGGAAGAAGCCGCCAGACAACAACTACAGGACTTGGGTCTGGAATTGGCAGGGCTACGCGCCGTCACCGAAAGCAGCCGCAAGCCGGGGGATGCAGAACTGGAGCAACTGCGCGACGAATGCCGCAAACTGGGCATCGTCACGCAGAACCATCACCTGCTCGGACTCTTCCGCGATCTAAAAAAAGGTGCCAAGTCTCAGTTGCCCGCACTCTTGCTGGGTGAGGCCGGCACGGGCAAAGAACTATTTGCGCGCGCGATCCATCTGCTGAGTCCAAGATCCGGCAAACCTTTCATCGCCGTCAACATGGCGGCCATCTCACCGGAGCTCTTTGAGAGCGAACTGTTCGGCCATGTACGCGGCAGCTTCACCGGCGCGACGATGGATCGGCGCGGCTACTTCGAACTGGCGCATCACGGTACGCTCTTCCTCGACGAAATCGGCGATCTGCGGCTGGAACATCAAGGCAAGCTGCTTCGCGTGCTGCAAGAAAAGACCTTCTATCGCGTCGGCGCAACGACCCCAACGACGGTCGATGTCCGCGTAGTGGCCGCGACGAATCGCGATCTGCAGCGAGGCGTGTCCGAAGGCTGGTTCCGCGAAGATTTGTATTTCAGACTGAAGGGACTGGTGTTTCGGCTCCCACCATTGCAGGACCGGAAGGACGATATCGGCCTGTTGGCCGAACATTACCTGACCGGCCAAGCCCAGCAACTGGGACGGGAAGCCCCGAGGCTCACGCAGGACGCGCTCGACGCGCTGCTGCAGCATGAGTGGAAAGGGAACGTCCGCGAATTGCGACAATGCCTCGAACAGGCGGTCGCACTCGCCGAGGGGCCCCTGCTGACGAAGGACGATCTTCGATTGCAGCAGGCAACAGCCACCACATCGTCAGATCGCGCGCGCACACCAAAAATATTGCCGGAGCCAGCCGGCGATGCCGCCGTCCTCGATTGCCTGCGCCTCAATGGCTTCGACATGCAGGCGACCGCCAAGGCCCTTGGGTGGGACAGGAGCACAGTGACCCAGCGGCTCAAGGGTCTCTGCTTCCAGGCGCTGGTCGACACAAGCGGCGACAAAGCCCAGGCTGCTGCCACGTTGGCGGGCGACCCCTCCCTCACGAGAACGGTCGAACTCAAACTCATGGACTACTACGAACATCTCCTGGCCACGATCCAACCATTCGCGACAGTGGAGGAGGCACTAGCCGACTGCAAGAGACGCTTCAAGAACCTGCCGGATCGACATTTCAAGTCGGTTGAAATATTGGTCAAACAGGCCTACGCACAGAAAGCCAACTGA
- a CDS encoding tetratricopeptide repeat protein: MKRRLVLAILFLASCAWLHSIDSSLAETPDNQTPPVSTEPPSSTPPLQLPELRPHERDDAVSLLGELRETVRLSPQNADDRLKLAEALYRIGDLDTAIDECRIAIALKPDHALAHLQLGRALMAKQDWRASVMELKEAARLNPELTQAHYNLGTAYYTTGNIKGAIQSYQQALELQPSFPDARYRLALVLKLAKRDQESAQFMEEAAASGIPQAQFFLGNAYRAGQGVTKSGTLAVYWWTKAIEFGHQPAASALSILRRQALSPVQPEQNRLEALKAFQGYREKIWERFPDLAHNGDSETLGTTLLKQNRTDHAIPVLLQECYALSDMAQTELARLYETGWEPSLPPFDKKILACFEATAGEGFGPAKKILARIYGKGLGMKPDRQKAITAVRGLPKQEVKAVMDELSLQP, translated from the coding sequence ATGAAGCGCCGATTGGTTCTCGCGATCCTCTTCCTTGCATCCTGCGCCTGGCTTCACTCAATCGATTCGTCGTTGGCGGAGACGCCTGACAATCAGACGCCACCGGTTTCGACGGAGCCGCCCTCGTCAACACCGCCTCTCCAGCTTCCAGAATTGCGGCCTCACGAACGAGACGATGCCGTCAGTCTGCTGGGCGAACTGCGCGAGACCGTCCGCCTGTCTCCGCAGAACGCTGACGACCGGCTCAAGTTGGCCGAGGCGCTCTATCGAATCGGCGATCTGGATACCGCGATCGACGAATGCCGCATCGCCATTGCGCTGAAGCCCGATCATGCCCTGGCACATCTCCAGCTCGGCAGAGCCTTGATGGCCAAACAAGACTGGCGCGCATCGGTCATGGAATTGAAGGAAGCGGCCAGACTCAATCCGGAGTTGACGCAAGCCCACTACAATCTCGGCACCGCCTACTACACCACCGGCAATATCAAAGGAGCGATTCAGTCGTACCAGCAAGCGCTGGAGCTGCAGCCCTCCTTTCCCGACGCCCGCTACCGCCTGGCACTCGTACTCAAGTTAGCCAAGCGAGACCAGGAGTCCGCGCAATTCATGGAGGAAGCGGCCGCGAGCGGCATCCCGCAGGCGCAGTTCTTTCTTGGCAATGCCTATCGTGCAGGCCAGGGTGTGACCAAGAGCGGAACGCTCGCCGTCTATTGGTGGACCAAAGCGATTGAATTCGGACATCAACCGGCCGCCTCCGCCCTGTCCATCCTCCGCCGCCAAGCCCTCTCGCCGGTCCAGCCGGAACAGAACCGCCTTGAAGCCTTGAAGGCCTTTCAAGGCTATCGGGAAAAGATCTGGGAGCGCTTTCCAGACCTCGCGCACAACGGCGACAGCGAGACGCTAGGGACAACGTTGCTGAAGCAAAATCGAACGGACCATGCCATCCCAGTACTGCTCCAAGAATGTTATGCCCTCAGCGACATGGCGCAGACCGAACTCGCCCGACTCTATGAAACAGGCTGGGAACCATCCCTGCCTCCCTTCGACAAGAAAATCCTGGCCTGCTTCGAGGCCACGGCCGGCGAGGGATTCGGACCGGCCAAGAAAATTCTGGCTCGTATCTACGGCAAGGGCCTCGGCATGAAGCCCGACAGACAGAAAGCGATCACCGCCGTTCGGGGATTACCGAAGCAGGAAGTTAAAGCGGTGATGGACGAACTCTCCTTGCAGCCATAG
- a CDS encoding HIT family protein, translating into MTDPTCKACQGAWPREDHFIVDLGLANAYLHEDQFFPGWTVIVFKRHATELFHLAPTERIMLMEEVNLVAKVVAQVYEAKKINYELLGNQLPHIHWHVIPRLHTDPAPLEPVWRVTHDVAPLTPPDLQQQIHRIQIELRRSPGLPTPDLP; encoded by the coding sequence ATGACCGACCCGACGTGCAAGGCCTGCCAGGGCGCCTGGCCCAGAGAAGACCATTTCATCGTCGATCTCGGCCTCGCCAACGCCTATCTACATGAGGATCAATTTTTCCCTGGCTGGACCGTCATCGTCTTCAAACGCCATGCAACAGAGTTATTTCATCTGGCTCCCACGGAACGAATTATGCTGATGGAGGAAGTGAACCTCGTCGCCAAAGTCGTCGCGCAGGTCTATGAGGCCAAGAAGATCAATTACGAACTCCTCGGCAATCAACTCCCCCACATCCACTGGCATGTGATTCCCAGGCTGCATACCGACCCGGCCCCGCTTGAGCCGGTCTGGCGGGTCACGCATGACGTCGCACCATTGACGCCGCCCGACTTGCAGCAGCAGATCCATCGAATTCAGATAGAGCTCAGACGCTCACCTGGCCTACCCACGCCGGATCTCCCCTAG
- a CDS encoding secondary thiamine-phosphate synthase enzyme YjbQ: protein MAVKTVSLRLPMQGNSQVENLTKAVTDALAGTKLLAGIVTVFVKHTTASVMIIEDEPGIRADTKVFWDRAVPADPAWQHNTRNAGEDNGHSHLRGQLQGPSVTIPFLDGAMLLGAWQQVVLVDFDTKPRTRELIIQIMGE, encoded by the coding sequence ATGGCGGTGAAAACGGTCTCCTTGCGTCTCCCCATGCAGGGAAACAGCCAGGTCGAAAATCTGACGAAAGCCGTGACCGACGCCCTCGCCGGCACGAAGTTGCTGGCCGGGATCGTGACGGTGTTTGTGAAGCACACGACGGCGTCGGTGATGATCATTGAAGATGAACCGGGGATCAGGGCCGATACGAAAGTCTTCTGGGATCGGGCGGTGCCGGCCGATCCGGCCTGGCAGCACAATACGAGAAATGCCGGGGAAGACAACGGGCACAGTCATCTGCGAGGTCAGCTCCAAGGGCCGTCGGTCACCATTCCCTTCCTGGATGGCGCGATGTTGCTGGGGGCCTGGCAACAGGTCGTCCTCGTCGATTTTGACACTAAGCCGCGCACCAGGGAACTCATTATCCAGATCATGGGTGAATGA
- a CDS encoding trypsin-like peptidase domain-containing protein translates to MQGRVVISGLLLVSLWPALSMAEWGKPLGGTYDGPEGKPRLVTPLPAELGADERATMAVFERATKSVVFIANTAIQRDPWSFNLFETPQGSGTGFVWNKQGHIVTNFHVVYGANSITVTLADRTEHKATLIGADPDHDVAVLQIRAAEETLSPLTVGTSQDLRVGQKVLAIGNPFGLDHTLTTGVVSALGRTIKSLSNRTIEGVIQTDAAINPGNSGGPLLDSAGRLIGVNTQIMSPSGAFAGIGFAVPVDTVNRIVPELIKHGKLIRPGLGVSLIPDAMAKRWGIKGLIIGKVSRGSGAEQAGLKGARETATGRVELGDIITAVDGKPVGTLDELMDVMERHKVNDQVTVEILRGTNRDRVSVTLQAVN, encoded by the coding sequence ATGCAGGGGCGAGTCGTGATCTCGGGACTCTTGCTCGTCAGCCTCTGGCCTGCCCTGTCGATGGCGGAGTGGGGGAAGCCGCTGGGCGGGACCTACGACGGGCCTGAAGGCAAGCCGCGCCTGGTGACACCCTTGCCCGCCGAGTTGGGCGCGGATGAACGGGCCACCATGGCCGTGTTCGAGCGGGCGACCAAATCCGTGGTCTTCATCGCCAACACCGCGATCCAACGAGACCCCTGGTCGTTCAATCTGTTTGAAACCCCGCAAGGATCCGGAACGGGATTCGTCTGGAATAAGCAGGGGCACATCGTCACCAATTTTCATGTCGTCTACGGGGCGAACTCGATCACGGTGACCTTGGCCGACCGGACGGAGCATAAGGCCACCCTCATCGGCGCCGATCCCGATCACGATGTGGCGGTGCTGCAGATTCGTGCAGCGGAAGAGACGCTGTCGCCTCTTACCGTCGGGACGTCGCAGGATCTACGTGTCGGACAGAAAGTTTTGGCGATCGGGAATCCGTTCGGTCTCGATCATACGCTCACGACCGGTGTCGTGAGTGCGCTGGGTCGGACGATCAAGTCCCTGTCGAATCGGACGATCGAAGGCGTCATTCAGACCGATGCCGCCATCAATCCTGGCAACTCAGGCGGGCCGCTCCTCGATAGCGCCGGCCGGTTGATCGGCGTGAATACCCAGATTATGAGCCCCAGCGGGGCCTTCGCGGGAATCGGTTTTGCCGTGCCGGTCGACACGGTCAACCGTATCGTCCCGGAATTGATCAAGCATGGCAAACTCATCCGCCCGGGGCTCGGGGTCTCGCTCATTCCCGATGCGATGGCGAAGCGGTGGGGCATCAAAGGGCTGATTATCGGGAAGGTGTCGCGTGGGAGCGGCGCGGAGCAGGCGGGGCTGAAGGGGGCGCGTGAAACCGCCACCGGCCGGGTGGAATTGGGTGACATCATCACGGCAGTCGACGGCAAGCCGGTTGGAACCCTGGACGAACTGATGGATGTCATGGAACGGCACAAGGTTAACGACCAGGTGACGGTTGAGATCCTGCGGGGAACCAATCGGGACCGTGTCTCCGTGACCCTCCAAGCCGTCAATTGA
- a CDS encoding AAA family ATPase, whose product MSDRRSSKSQDPEPNGKPGEVASPAMGVGPDPLELLEECLALFPESDPRQKILYKLRHTMILGQAAQQQRDVELKKVADVIAKLTAPANRVGTLLEVPGEGLARILVGGAEYYASVDPRVQAVELKIGAQILVNDAYAVIKVLGYDRNGPVFKVAEVLGDGRLRFEHEMGRQVMILQRSSDLAGVDLKAGDEVRIDPSLHVAIEKMEDRKAKSHLLDEVPTVTWEQIGGQTEAIAAIKKAIEYPLLHADTFQRFKFTQPKGFLLYGPPGCGKTLIGQAAAASLSKLVGESIQATAGAKGDKPPVTRGAFLHIKGPEILNMWLGESERMVRDLFAQARARRKEGALPFIFIDEAESVLGTRRASRSFNISSTLVPMFCSEMDGIESLHDVVIILASNRPDLIDPAVLRPGRIDRKIKVSRPNRESAAAILNVYLTDDLPLDRQWVDQHGGDRKKASADLVEHALSAVFSRNDENRLLSIRLRSGQNKVLYRSDLISGAILASIVQRAKEQAIERVIAAGGSEQGGMTLDDLVNSVHAEFREGEMLPPDDAAEEWLKLLDHHPEQVVGVSSFRRGRQAEEKLVGQII is encoded by the coding sequence ATGAGCGATCGTCGATCAAGTAAGTCACAGGACCCGGAGCCCAACGGGAAGCCAGGGGAGGTTGCGAGCCCCGCGATGGGTGTTGGACCCGATCCACTTGAACTCTTAGAAGAATGTCTCGCCTTATTTCCCGAGAGTGATCCCCGCCAGAAGATTCTCTACAAACTGCGCCATACCATGATCCTCGGCCAAGCGGCGCAGCAGCAACGGGACGTCGAATTGAAAAAAGTAGCCGACGTCATTGCCAAGCTGACGGCACCGGCTAATCGGGTCGGTACCCTGCTCGAGGTGCCAGGTGAAGGCCTCGCGCGAATCCTGGTGGGAGGCGCGGAGTATTATGCGTCGGTCGACCCGCGGGTGCAGGCTGTCGAACTGAAGATCGGTGCTCAGATTCTGGTCAACGACGCCTATGCGGTGATCAAGGTCTTGGGATATGACCGCAATGGGCCGGTGTTCAAAGTGGCGGAAGTGCTGGGGGACGGGCGGCTTCGTTTTGAGCATGAGATGGGGCGGCAGGTCATGATCCTTCAGCGGTCGAGCGACCTTGCCGGTGTGGATTTGAAGGCCGGCGATGAAGTGCGCATCGACCCCAGCCTCCACGTGGCGATCGAAAAAATGGAGGATCGGAAAGCCAAGTCTCACCTCCTCGACGAAGTGCCCACGGTGACCTGGGAGCAGATCGGCGGACAAACGGAAGCCATCGCGGCCATTAAGAAGGCCATCGAGTATCCCTTGCTCCATGCGGACACGTTTCAGCGGTTTAAGTTTACGCAACCCAAGGGTTTTTTATTGTACGGCCCGCCCGGCTGCGGAAAGACCTTGATCGGGCAGGCGGCCGCCGCCAGTCTTTCGAAGCTGGTGGGTGAGTCGATCCAGGCGACAGCCGGTGCGAAGGGGGATAAGCCGCCGGTGACCCGCGGGGCATTCCTCCACATCAAGGGGCCTGAGATTCTGAATATGTGGTTGGGGGAATCGGAGCGGATGGTTCGCGATCTCTTTGCCCAAGCCCGTGCCCGCCGGAAAGAAGGGGCCTTGCCCTTCATTTTCATCGACGAGGCGGAATCGGTGCTCGGCACGCGGCGGGCGTCTCGTTCATTCAATATTTCCAGTACCCTGGTGCCCATGTTCTGTTCTGAGATGGACGGGATCGAGTCTCTGCACGATGTGGTGATCATTCTGGCCTCGAACCGCCCGGATCTCATCGATCCGGCTGTGCTGCGGCCTGGGCGTATCGATCGCAAGATTAAGGTGAGCCGTCCGAATCGTGAGTCGGCAGCTGCGATTCTGAACGTGTACCTGACGGATGATCTGCCGTTGGATCGGCAATGGGTCGATCAACATGGGGGGGACCGCAAGAAGGCCTCTGCCGATCTCGTCGAGCATGCGTTGTCCGCGGTGTTCTCGCGCAACGATGAGAATCGGCTGCTGTCGATCCGGCTTCGAAGCGGACAGAACAAGGTCCTTTATCGGAGCGATCTGATCAGCGGGGCGATCCTGGCTTCGATCGTTCAGCGCGCCAAGGAACAGGCGATCGAGCGGGTGATTGCGGCAGGCGGGTCCGAGCAGGGGGGCATGACGCTGGATGATCTGGTCAATTCCGTACATGCAGAATTCCGGGAGGGAGAGATGCTCCCACCTGACGATGCGGCAGAGGAATGGCTGAAGCTCCTCGATCACCATCCGGAGCAAGTCGTAGGAGTCTCTTCGTTCCGGAGAGGGCGGCAGGCAGAAGAGAAGTTGGTGGGACAGATTATCTAA
- a CDS encoding proteasome accessory factor PafA2 family protein, whose product MGAVESTLAICRESVLETEWVTETKMRLYGIETEYGITREDQDTVDPVVESMELVRAHLTASFERRWDYGGEDPHEDARGFRVLGLQQDKEEDEFAKVDAHRPFSFHEMKSDLVLPNGARFYNDHTHPEYSTPECRTVRTLLAHDRAGERIAQRAAERRNQVLGGSPLQLYKNNTDFHGHSYGCHDNYLVARAIPFSSLTAGMLPFLVSRQVIAGAGKVGVEGQESGFVPGQYQLSQRADFMETDLSVDTMHNRPILNTRDEPHAVREKYRRLHLIIGDANMCEYSTALKVGTTQLALELIARNAAPALELEHPVTAVKQLARDQNLKATVRQRNGRTITGLEIQEQYYLAAEKHLAGADAETDWVLSEWADTLRLLAGDRRQLVGKLDWVTKLWLLETFMQEERIGWDDPWLASLDLEYHNVNPERGLFLGLEAEGKAWRMTSEQDVESALVAGPIDTRGGIRGLCIRRFPDQIKTMQWERIQFSGGLLPRTLEMGDLFEPQAVQACAKIFEQAVSPMDALNAWNREMESRS is encoded by the coding sequence ATGGGCGCAGTCGAGAGCACCTTAGCCATCTGCCGTGAATCTGTCCTTGAGACGGAGTGGGTGACGGAAACGAAGATGCGACTATACGGGATCGAAACAGAATACGGGATTACCAGGGAAGACCAGGACACGGTCGATCCGGTGGTGGAGTCGATGGAGCTGGTTCGGGCCCATCTGACGGCTTCGTTTGAGCGGCGCTGGGACTATGGCGGCGAAGATCCGCACGAGGATGCTCGGGGATTTCGGGTGCTTGGGTTGCAGCAGGATAAAGAAGAAGACGAGTTCGCCAAGGTCGATGCCCATCGGCCTTTTTCGTTTCATGAGATGAAGAGCGATCTGGTGCTCCCGAACGGCGCCCGCTTCTACAACGACCATACACATCCGGAATATTCCACGCCTGAATGCCGAACGGTGAGAACGCTCCTTGCCCACGACCGTGCGGGGGAGCGGATTGCCCAGCGGGCGGCGGAGCGGCGCAATCAGGTGCTCGGCGGGTCCCCCCTGCAGCTCTACAAAAACAATACGGATTTTCACGGACATAGCTACGGCTGCCATGACAACTATCTTGTCGCGCGCGCGATTCCATTTTCCTCACTGACTGCAGGGATGTTGCCGTTCCTGGTGAGCCGGCAGGTCATTGCCGGAGCGGGTAAGGTTGGTGTGGAGGGTCAGGAGAGCGGGTTCGTGCCGGGTCAGTACCAGTTGTCTCAGCGGGCCGACTTCATGGAGACGGATTTGAGCGTCGACACGATGCACAACCGGCCGATTCTGAATACGCGGGACGAACCTCATGCGGTGCGGGAGAAATACCGGCGGCTCCACCTCATCATCGGCGATGCCAATATGTGCGAGTACAGCACGGCGCTGAAAGTCGGGACGACACAATTGGCGCTGGAGTTGATCGCACGCAACGCAGCGCCGGCGCTTGAATTGGAACATCCGGTCACTGCGGTCAAACAGTTGGCTCGCGATCAGAACCTCAAGGCGACGGTGCGTCAGCGAAATGGCCGCACCATCACAGGCCTCGAGATTCAAGAACAGTATTATCTCGCGGCGGAGAAGCATTTGGCCGGTGCCGATGCAGAGACCGATTGGGTCCTGTCCGAATGGGCCGACACGCTCCGGCTCCTTGCCGGCGATCGCCGGCAATTGGTGGGGAAGCTCGATTGGGTCACGAAGCTCTGGCTCTTGGAAACCTTTATGCAGGAAGAGCGGATTGGATGGGACGATCCCTGGCTGGCGAGTTTAGATTTGGAGTACCATAATGTGAATCCGGAGCGCGGGCTCTTTCTCGGCCTTGAGGCAGAGGGGAAGGCCTGGCGGATGACGTCGGAACAGGACGTTGAATCGGCCCTGGTCGCTGGCCCGATCGATACCAGAGGGGGGATTCGCGGCCTCTGCATCAGGCGGTTTCCGGATCAGATCAAAACGATGCAGTGGGAGCGGATCCAGTTCAGCGGAGGCTTGCTTCCGCGGACGTTGGAAATGGGCGATCTCTTCGAGCCACAGGCGGTGCAGGCCTGTGCGAAGATCTTTGAGCAGGCGGTGTCCCCGATGGATGCGTTGAACGCATGGAATAGAGAAATGGAGTCCCGATCATGA
- a CDS encoding ubiquitin-like protein UBact, with protein MNYSSMPERREGPGSPMPKAPSPSEEGGGPKRPETGSPDKDNLLKRMRKVDPKQAERYRQRTGE; from the coding sequence ATGAACTACAGCTCAATGCCGGAACGTCGTGAAGGGCCAGGCAGCCCGATGCCGAAGGCGCCGAGTCCGTCCGAAGAGGGCGGCGGGCCGAAACGGCCGGAGACCGGGTCGCCGGACAAAGATAATCTGCTCAAGCGTATGCGCAAGGTCGATCCGAAGCAGGCTGAGCGGTATCGGCAGAGAACAGGGGAGTGA